In Castanea sativa cultivar Marrone di Chiusa Pesio chromosome 6, ASM4071231v1, a single window of DNA contains:
- the LOC142641686 gene encoding lactoylglutathione lyase GLX1-like — MLKMAKCKQFAYCIVLFLHLIGSSMAARTTPDDDVLDWVKKDNRRFLHADIRVGDLNSTIKFYTESLGMKLLSQKDFPEQKYSKAIVGFGPQDTHFVLELTYIYGVDKYDIGTGFGHFGIATQDIYTVVENIRAKGGVITREPGPIAEGGSTIFAFVQDPNGYSFELLQRPPTPEPLCQILLNVLDLDRAIEFYEMALGMNLLQKYDNPQEQFSMAMVGYGSNLTQTTVLELRYNYNVTEYTKGDGYAQVAIGTDDVYKSAAAVKLVTKELGGQIILPPVSFPTTNIKITSFVDPDGWKTDLVDNEDYLKQLQKKE; from the exons ATGCTTAAAATGGCTAAGTGCAAGCAATTTGCCTATTGTATTGTTTTATTCCTACACCTG ATTGGATCAAGCATGGCTGCTCGCACCACTCCTGATGATGATGTGTTGGATTGGGTAAAGAAAGATAATCGTCGTTTCCTGCATGCTGATATCAGAGTTGGTGATCTTAATAGCACCATTAA GTTTTACACTGAGTCTCTTGGGATGAAGCTGCTGAGCCAAAAGGACTTCCCAGAGCAAAAATACTCGAAAGCAATTGTTGGGTTTGGCCCTCAGGACACTCATTTTGTCCTGGAATTGACATATA TCTATGGAGTCGACAAATATGATATTGGGACTGGCTTTGGACATTTTGGAATTGCAACTCAAGAT ATCTATACGGTGGTTGAAAATATTCGAGCAAAGGGTGGAGTCATCACCCGTGAACCAGGGCCAATTGCTGAAGGGGGTTCGACCATCTTTGCCTTTGTGCAGGATCCTAATGGCTATAGTTTTGAGCTCCTTCAAAGGCCCCCAACTCCTGAACCACTTTGTCAAATATTGCTTAATGTCCTGGATCTTGATCGTGCTATTGAGTTTTATGAAATG GCATTGGGCATGAACCTTCTGCAGAAGTATGACAACCCGCAAGAACAG TTTTCTATGGCTATGGTGGGTTATGGATCAAATTTAACTCAGACAACTGTTTTGGAACTGAGATATAATTATAATGTAACCGAGTATACCAAAGGAGACGGATATGCACAG GTTGCTATTGGCACTGATGATGTGTACAAGAGTGCTGCTGCTGTTAAACTAGTTACCAAAGAACTTGGAGGACAAATAATCCTACCACCGGTTTCATTTCCCACAACCAACATCAAAATCACTTCATTTGTTGATCCAGATGGCTGGAAGACG GATTTGGTGGACAATGAAGATTACCTCAAACAACTGCAGAAGAAAGAGTGA
- the LOC142641685 gene encoding putative tetraacyldisaccharide 4'-kinase, mitochondrial — MEKVRAVVKEIAYAENHAKLSPLKRSVIIPVLSFASSLYTLALSLRHSLYRFGLLRNHRLAVPVISVGNLTWGGNGKTPMVEFIARFLADSGIPPLILTRGYAGGDEARMLERHLFGRPAKIGVGANRAAVAASYFERYGYFDPRSGTSNQSLCLDQKVERHLKLEKIGAVILDDGMQHWSLQRDLEIVMVNGLTLWGNCQLLPLGPLREPLTALKRADVAVIHNADLVSEQNLKDIEHMIREVKESLPIFFTRMTPSHFFEVANINSKLPLGALSNTIILCVSAIGSANAFVTAMEKLGASYVDRLDFSDHHVFQARDVEMIRRRLEELEDKFDSKPIVVVTEKDYDRDSETLKHLHPFKVLALCSELQTISHIGCTKNGFKKLLTEVLRVKLPGAN, encoded by the exons ATGGAGAAAGTGAGAGCGGTGGTGAAGGAGATAGCGTACGCAGAGAACCACGCAAAGCTCTCACCTCTAAAACGCTCTGTGATAATCCCAGTCCTCTCCTTCGCTTCCTCTCTCTACACACTCGCTCTCTCCCTACGCCACTCTCTCTACCGCTTCGGCCTCCTCCGCAACCACCGCTTGGCGGTGCCGGTGATAAGTGTAGGCAATTTGACGTGGGGTGGCAATGGGAAGACACCAATGGTCGAGTTCATTGCTCGCTTCTTAGCTGACTCTGGAATCCCACCTCTCATTCTCACCAGG GGTTATGCTGGCGGGGATGAAGCTAGAATGCTTGAGAGGCATCTCTTTGGGAGACCTGCAAAGATCGGTGTTGGAGCGAATCGGGCAGCTGTTGCTGCTTCTTATTTTGAAAGATATGGTTACTTTGATCCTCGTAGTGGTACATCCAATCAGAGTCTTTGCCTTGACCAGAAAGTGGAAAGGCAtcttaaattagaaaaaattggTGCTGTAATTCTAGATGATGGAATGCAG CACTGGAGCTTGCAGCGCGATCTAGAGATAGTAATGGTCAATGGGTTAACACTGTGGGGTAACTGCCAATTACTCCCACTTGGACCTTTAAGGGAGCCTTTGACTGCACTGAAACGAGCAGATGTTGCTGTCATCCATAATGCAGACCTG GTTTCAGAACAAAATCTCAAAGATATAGAGCATATGATACGAGAAGTTAAAGAATCTCTCCCAATTTTCTTCACTAGAATGACTCCCTCACACTTTTTTGAAGTGGCAAATATTAATTCCAAACTACCTCTGGGAGCTTTGAGCAACACCATCATATTATGTGTGTCTGCCATTGGTTCTGCAAATGCTTTTGTGACTGCAATGGAGAAG CTAGGAGCATCTTATGTTGATCGACTTGACTTCAGTGACCATCACGTCTTTCAAGCCAGG GACGTTGAAATGATCAGAAGGAGACTTGAAGAACTTGAGGACAAGTTTGATTCCAAGCCAATTGTTGTAGTAACAGAAAAG GATTATGATCGAGACTCTGAGACTCTTAAGCACTTGCATCCATTTAAAGTTTTGGCACTCTGTTCTGAATTGCAAACTATATCTCACATAGGATGCACCAAGAATGGATTCAAGAAGTTGTTGACAGAAGTGCTAAGAGTGAAATTACCTGGTGCAAACTAG